The Felis catus isolate Fca126 chromosome B2, F.catus_Fca126_mat1.0, whole genome shotgun sequence region CGCCGCGGCACCGGCCCCCCCGGAGGCCGCCCGGCCGGGACCCCACGGGCCGCGTCGACGAGGCCTGGAGGCGCTTCCCCATGAAGAGGCCCCGCAACGCCATCGTGGGGCCGCTGCCGTCGGACTGGTGGGACAGCTACTTCAGGCGCAGCGTCTGGTCCCTCCGGCACCCGCGAGCGCGGTGGAGCCCGGTCATCGTGAGGATCGCACCCCCCAAGCCCTGGCCCGCGCGCGCGATCCGTTCCGCTGGGCCCCCGGCCTCCGAGAAGCCCCCGGACCCCTGCGCAAAGGAGACGGTGCTGCGGGCGCTCCGGGGGTGCACGAAGGGGAGGGCGGGCTGGAAAGACCCGCCCCGTCCCGGGGGCCTGCAGGCCGCCAGGCGGAGCCCGGACCTCAGGCCGTCCGCATTTCGGCCCCTGCTGAGAAACGGGGTCCTCGCGTCTTTCGAGCCCCGGCCGGGGCCGCTGAGGAGAAGCCCGGACTCCCTGGGCCCGGACCGCAGCGCGAGCGGGGGGCCCGGCTGCCCCTCCCGGAGCCCCGAGGCCCGCGCGCACTCGGGGGGCCCCCCGCGCTCCCCGAGAAACGCCATCAGCAGCTCTTACAGCTCGTCCAGACCGCTCGGCGCGCCCGGGAAGCGAAGGGCGCCCGGTGCGGCCCTGCAGCCCCCAGAATGGCCggtgagaaagaaaggaaagggtcGCCGGTCTCCGTCTCCAGGGCCACCGCCACCGGCCAGGTCCCCGGCGTGTTCCGGCGGCTCTGAGCCGCAGGGTCAGGGGCCTCCGCGGCCGAGGCGCAGCCCTGGGACCCCGGGTCCACCTCCCGGGCTCCGCGATGCGGACCCTGACGAGGACCAGGCCTCGCGGCACGAAGTCGGGCTCCGGTGGAGCAGTACAGCCCGAGAGGACGGGACCGAGGTCCCCACACGCTGTGTCCCCGAGCCGGGCTCCGCCGCTCGGCCTGCCGCGTCTCCCGGTCCGCCCGGTGCAGGCACAGCTCGAACCCAGGACGCGGATCCGCGGTCGGGAAGCTTCGCAGAGACGCGGGAGCCTCCGGCGGCCTCGCCACCGTCCCCCGGCCGGGCGGTCCCCGCGGCGCTCTCGCCCCTGAAGGAAGTCAGCCCGCTGCCCTCACGCGGCTGCTCGCAGCCAGAGCCCCTTCCGCGCCCCTCTTCTGACTCCGAGTCCGCAGCCACCTGGCTCCGTCTGACCCCTGCTTCCGCCCCGCCGCCAGCCTCGGACGCCACCAGGCCACCCCCCGCGGCTCAGGCCGGCGGGACCGCCGCGCCCCCGGAGCGGCCGGCCCTCACCCCCGCACCGCCCGCCGGGCAAAGGGTGGCCTTTCTGGGCGgccgggctcccctcccccctgcatcTGCGCCTCCTGCGGCAGCTTCGGCCCACCCCACGCCACACCCCACTTTGGGGCTCCCGCCCAACGGCGAGATCGGAGACTCCTTACGTCCCAGCATTTCGGCCACCGCCTCGGCACCTTCAGCCCCGGGTCTCTTGGCCCCTACCTTCAGGCCCGTCTTTGGCCGCGGAGGACCCCGTCAAACCGGGCCCGGGGTAGCTCCTTCCTCTTCCGAGCACACCTCGCCCCCcgctccccctgctcccccccatcTCCTCCGCAGCCTGCTCAAGGCTACCGCCGTGGTCGTGTCCGCCACCCCGGCCCGCGCTTGCCAAGACTCTCCTTTCCCGCCCCCCGTGGACATCGGCGCGGTGAGTCTCAGCGGCGCCGTGGACCAGGCTGACCGCGCCCCTGCCTGCCGCGCGTTCCTTCTCGGTGCCTCCTGTGCCTTCAGGGCCTGCTTCTCCCAAGCCACAAGCTTCATCTTCCCCCCACACCCGCGTGCCCCCGTCCCTGCCGTGCACACGGTCACCATCTTCAGCCAGGTTCTTTCCGGCGCTGTGCAGATGCCCCCTCGTAAGAGCTCTGCCGATCTGCGGGGCCCGCCTCTGCCAGTCTCCGCGCCCGCGGCCGGGAGCCGGTCGGCATTAACGGCCCGAGCCTCCGGCGTCGGCTCCGCACTCGCCGCGCCCTCGGGGGCGGGCTCAAGgccccccttcccaccctcccaagGAGCCCCTCTCCAGCCGGCACTTGGGGCTCCAGATGGGCAGGAGCAGGGGGCACCCGCGGCCCCGCCGGGCCCGAGTGTCACTAGTCCTTTCGGTCCGGGGACGTGGGCAACGGCAGCCCCTGCCCCGACCCCGGCTGGGCCAGCCTTCGGTAAGACCGCGCGGTCGGCCTCTGGGGGTCTGACGCCCTCCGCCTCCACCTGTCGCGTCCCCTCCGCCCCCTCCAGCGGCGTCCCGCCAAACTTGGGCAGCGCTCCGGCGGGGTCTCCCTTTGGCCAAACCGGCGCAGCCGGCTTTGGAGCTGCGGCCCAGACCCGCCGGGGAGGGGCGGCCGGCTCCGTGTTCGGCAGCACGGCCCCCCGGCCTTTTGCCTTCGGGGGATTGGTGACCCCTATGGACTGCGGGGAGTCCGGGGTCAGTGTGACCGCCCCGGACAGGAGCTCGGACTCTGGAGCGTTCAGCACCGCAGCACTGCGAAGTGGGACCACGGGTGCCGCCCTCACGCCCTTTGGGAAAGGCCGGAGCCAGAACACCCGGGGCCTGGCCAGCCAGAGCAAGCCTTTGGTCTTGGGGAGGACCAACACCTCGGCAAGAAAGACTATGTTTGGGGGCCCCGGCATGGCCCCCTTTGCTCAGAGCACCCCTGTCCCCGGGCCCCTTACCAGGAGCAGCGGCCTTGGCTTTGGGATGGCCTCTCCACCTGCCCGCAGTTCCGTTGGGAGAGGACCTTTCAGACCATCGGCCTCTTCATTTTCCATCGGAGCAAAATCAAAAACCCCAAAGAGTCGGGAACAGGCGCATTCCCGAAGGCATCACGCCCACAAGAAGTAGCCGGTGCCCCCCATCCCCTGGTCTGGGCCTCCGTATTGTGACGAGCTCGGTGCCCTCCAATTCTCTAACGCAAACATACCCCAGATCTAAGGCTGGAGCTTCCACATACTCACCCTGATCCATCATCTAGAAGAAATCAGAGGACCAAGTACCTCGTGGTAACAGCGGGATGAAACCGGGTGGAACCAAACCTCTGGAGTTGAAGAAACTCCCCTTCTTGCCCACTCCTCTCCGCGTCAGGTGGGAGCGCAGTCAGGACCCTGCCTCGGGCTCTCTCCTTGGGAACAGacaggccagggggtgggggtgggggtgggggtggggaaggctgggAGCACAGCCCACACTCCCGGCATCcttagggggaggggcagatgctGTCTAAGTCTTAGCCAGCTTCTACTTGGCCCTAAGAAGCAGTGCCCTTTCTCTGGTGCCCTAGGAATGCCTACCCTGACTTGGCATCGCTTTGTGCTTCGATGAGTCCCGGAGGAGCTTTTGATATAATGTGACCTTGAATCGAACTTGATGAAATCTGCCGTAATTTTCCTTGACTGACCAACCCT contains the following coding sequences:
- the POM121L2 gene encoding POM121-like protein 2 — its product is MTSNAKHFLLRLSAISLQSPITCPACPLNPDPEPSLKVLSVRSLPGSTPPRLTSCWGLSPRSPLPPGAFSRELRERATGIRIRRRGDVGRAREVAGHWRREGEGGGKGEGGNRLADRQRGLQGGHRAPRSRAPGLRLLEPRCARAAPSPAGRAARGPLLPSLRAPGLRAGGWGAGERPESLAHSSRQGPNRRGNAANADSDLGNRNPPGGPAAASLRMGGYLGRPGSPPSSPARARAHATEQVQRVHRAHPAPRHRPPRRPPGRDPTGRVDEAWRRFPMKRPRNAIVGPLPSDWWDSYFRRSVWSLRHPRARWSPVIVRIAPPKPWPARAIRSAGPPASEKPPDPCAKETVLRALRGCTKGRAGWKDPPRPGGLQAARRSPDLRPSAFRPLLRNGVLASFEPRPGPLRRSPDSLGPDRSASGGPGCPSRSPEARAHSGGPPRSPRNAISSSYSSSRPLGAPGKRRAPGAALQPPEWPVRKKGKGRRSPSPGPPPPARSPACSGGSEPQGQGPPRPRRSPGTPGPPPGLRDADPDEDQASRHEVGLRWSSTAREDGTEVPTRCVPEPGSAARPAASPGPPGAGTARTQDADPRSGSFAETREPPAASPPSPGRAVPAALSPLKEVSPLPSRGCSQPEPLPRPSSDSESAATWLRLTPASAPPPASDATRPPPAAQAGGTAAPPERPALTPAPPAGQRVAFLGGRAPLPPASAPPAAASAHPTPHPTLGLPPNGEIGDSLRPSISATASAPSAPGLLAPTFRPVFGRGGPRQTGPGVAPSSSEHTSPPAPPAPPHLLRSLLKATAVVVSATPARACQDSPFPPPVDIGAVSLSGAVDQADRAPACRAFLLGASCAFRACFSQATSFIFPPHPRAPVPAVHTVTIFSQVLSGAVQMPPRKSSADLRGPPLPVSAPAAGSRSALTARASGVGSALAAPSGAGSRPPFPPSQGAPLQPALGAPDGQEQGAPAAPPGPSVTSPFGPGTWATAAPAPTPAGPAFGKTARSASGGLTPSASTCRVPSAPSSGVPPNLGSAPAGSPFGQTGAAGFGAAAQTRRGGAAGSVFGSTAPRPFAFGGLVTPMDCGESGVSVTAPDRSSDSGAFSTAALRSGTTGAALTPFGKGRSQNTRGLASQSKPLVLGRTNTSARKTMFGGPGMAPFAQSTPVPGPLTRSSGLGFGMASPPARSSVGRGPFRPSASSFSIGAKSKTPKSREQAHSRRHHAHKK